The Monomorium pharaonis isolate MP-MQ-018 chromosome 5, ASM1337386v2, whole genome shotgun sequence genome includes a window with the following:
- the LOC105835294 gene encoding pre-mRNA-processing factor 17 produces the protein MLALKDYGSSDESETENDSTAAPNKKFTSNLPEIVATGTELCTKHPDSTATEVTYNPGEKFTSSLQICSAPEVVPTGTELCIKHTDPTATEVLYNPKYEELFGPEVGPENPFKTQQQRAVKNMLSGYVESAHISEFQFENQRRTFASYGYALDPTVDGSADEGRVMIGATEAAEESGGKTVFENTILRPSDKRKRNRNNNPSDIEGFLGPWGGYVDEKRVIKPSEEEAAELEEILAKRNKRGKQTEEKPLEEKTVLHIKDSVDYQGRSFLHAPQDVGVNLRSESPPDRCFLPKAQIHTWEGHTKGISQIRWYPRTAHLLLSCSMDCRVKLWEVYKDRRCVRTYYGHRQAVRDISFDNDGKRFLSAAYDRYVKLWDTETGACISRFTSRKIPYCAKFNPDPDKQHLFVAGTSDKKIICWDIRSGEITQEYDRHLGAVNTITFVDENRRFVTTSDDKSLRVWEWDIPVDMKYIADPSMHSMPAVTPSRNQKWLACQSMDNKIVIFSALNRFKMNRKKTFTGHMVAGYACGLDFSPDMSYLVSGDADGKCYIWDWKTTKLYKKWKAHDGVCIDVLWHPHEPSRLATAGWDGKIKYWD, from the exons ATGCTGGCACTAAAAGATTATGGTAGCAGCGATGAAAGCGAAACCGAAAACGACTCCACAGCAGCACCTAATAAGAAATTCACGAGCAATCTCCCGGAGATTGTGGCTACT gGAACAGAATTGTGTACAAAACACCCAGATTCGACTGCAACAGAAGTTACATATAATCCTGGTGAGAAATTCACGAGCAGTCTCCAGATTTGCTCTGCTCCAGAGGTCGTGCCCACT ggAACAGAATTGTGTATAAAGCACACAGATCCAACTGCAACAGAAGTTTTATATAATCCAAAATATGAAGAGCTTTTTGGACCTGAGGTAGGACCGGAGAATCCATTCAAGACGCAGCAGCAGCGTGCAGTGAAAAATATGCTGTCCGGATATGTAGAAAGCGCGCATATAAGTGAATTTCAATTTGAAAATCAAAGAAGAACGTTTGCCAGTTATg GTTATGCTCTCGATCCAACTGTGGATGGCAGTGCAGACGAAGGCAGAGTTATGATTGGTGCAACGGAAGCAGCAGAAGAATCGGGTGGTAAGACTGTTTTCGAGAATACTATCCTGAGACCTTCAGACAAACGAAAGAGAAACAGAAACAACAATCCATCAGACATAGAAGGTTTTTTGGGTCCATGGGGTGGTTATGTAGATGAAAAACGAGTTATCAAGCCAAGTGAGGAGGAGGCTGCTGAATTGGAAGAGATCTTAGCTAAACGAAATAAACGAGGAAAACAGACGGAGGAGAAACCACTCGAGGAAAAAACAGTATTACATA tCAAAGACAGTGTGGATTATCAGGGACGTTCGTTCTTGCATGCGCCTCAGGATGTCGGCGTGAACCTCAGATCGGAATCGCCGCCCGATCGTTGCTTCCTACCAAAGGCGCAAATTCACACATGGGAGGGCCATACCAAAGGGATCTCGCAAATTCGATGGTACCCACGTACAGCGCATTTATTATTGTCCTGTAGTATGGACTGTCGAGTGAAg TTGTGGGAAGTATACAAAGATAGAAGATGCGTGCGTACATACTATGGACATCGTCAGGCAGTACGAGATATCAGTTTTGACAATGATGGCAAGCGATTTTTATCAGCAGCTTATGATCGCTATGTAAAACTATGGGACACAGAGACAGGGGCATGTATTAGCCGCTTTACAAGTAGAAAAATTCCATATTGCGCCAAATTTAATCCCGATCCAGATAAGCAGCATCTCTTTGTGGCTGGTACCAGTGACAAAAAGATCATTtgt TGGGATATACGTTCTGGTGAAATAACGCAGGAATACGATAGACACTTGGGTGCTGTAAATACCATCACATTTGTCGACGAGAACAGACGATTTGTTACAACCAGTGACGATAAGAGTCTCCGGGTTTGGGAATg ggACATTCCAGTGGACATGAAATATATAGCCGATCCATCCATGCATTCTATGCCGGCGGTAACACCGTCGCGAAATCAAAAATGGCTTGCTTGCCAGAGCATGGACAATAAGATTGTCATATTCTCTGCgttaaatagatttaaaatgaATCGAAAGAAAACGTTCACAGGACACATGGTCGCGGGATATGCCTGCGGTTTAGACTTCTCGCCAGATATGAg TTATTTGGTATCAGGAGATGCTGATggtaaatgttatatatggGACTGGAAAAcaacaaaattgtataaaaaatggaaGGCCCATGACGGTGTTTGCATCGATGTGTTGTGGCATCCACATGAACCTTCTAGACTCGCTACTGCTGGCTGGGATGGCAAAATCAAGTATTGGGACTAA
- the LOC105835298 gene encoding transmembrane protein 181 isoform X2: MDGPGLGYSYHLPSAGWNLKVRNALSQFSDLFSEFNKYIAPAYHHDRCERSVQMRLYSMHKREFVMVFVAFFACFGLAIFIGLAGPPITSTSEQKAHLNGSEMATGPFIMKTPLLSTYSQQLWVIAKLSTSNNDDERYDKGFQVSVSIDGITADRKLVSVLAPEAGHNRTRHLKCERQSCEELVVAHLGFLDYSYYIITVRFHGLESFHQRYTIRELTFYFKNYNPAFTQIEIWFRLIFLLTTFGVMCWFGHSLRKYPLHDWSIEQKWISILLPLLILYNNPLFPMTFLVNSWVPGMLDAILQTTFLCAILMFWLCVYHGLRQNERRLITFYLPKLLVVGMLWGAALTLATWLRCTELEDPTYNYVLDTSNYYGFKVFFFTVGGFYIAYLLLLILKAYSELRSMPYFDLRLRFLTLLAAVVAGVCSLVTARQFGAGVLEDSFASRLSTYYRTSAQFMALYGLLNFYLYTMAYVYAPALQQVYGQHSSITKDSPAFSMFNDSEEEVIYGSDEDSRRPLTRTPRNAEDSD; the protein is encoded by the exons ATGGACGGACCTGGATTAGGATACTCGTATCACCTGCCATCCGCCGGTTGGAATCTTAAAGTTAGAAACGCACTGTCGCAATTCAGTGATCTTTTTAGCGAATTTAACAAGTATATTGCGCCAGCGTATCATCATGATCGCTGCGAGAG ATCTGTGCAGATGCGCTTATATTCGATGCACAAGAGGGAATTTGTTATGGTGTTTGTAGCCTTTTTCGCATGTTTCGGATTAGCAATTTTTATCGGCCTCGCTG ggCCGCCTATAACATCAACCAGCGAACAGAAAGCACATTTGAACGGCAGTGAAATGGCCACTGGTCCATTCATTATGAAGACACCTCTATTGTCCACGTATAGTCAGCAATTATGGGTGATTGCCAAGCTATCGACATCTAATAACGATG ATGAGAGATATGATAAAGGGTTTCAAGTAAGCGTCTCCATAGACGGTATTACTGCTGATCGCAAACTCGTATCCGTACTAGCCCCGGAAGCTGGACATAATCG AACCAGGCATTTGAAATGCGAAAGGCAATCCTGCGAAGAACTGGTCGTCGCTCACCTCGGATTCCTCGATTACAGTTACTATATAATCACTGTCCGCTTCCATGGACTCGAGAGCTTCCATCAGCGATACACGATACGAGAACTCACATTCTAC TTTAAGAACTACAATCCGGCGTTCACGCAGATTGAAATCTGGTTTCGACTGATCTTCTTATTGACCACGTTCGGAGTAATG TGTTGGTTCGGCCATTCACTTAGAAAATATCCGCTGCACGATTGGTCGATAGAGCAAAAATGGATCTCTATACTTCTTCCATTACTAATTCTGTACAATA ATCCATTGTTCCCCATGACATTCTTGGTGAACTCATGGGTACCTGGTATGTTGGATGCAATCCTGCAAACGACTTTCCTATGTGCCATCCTCATGTTCTGGCTCTGTGTTTATCATGGCCTTAGACAG AACGAGAGACGGCTTATCACGTTTTATCTGCCCAAACTCTTAGTGGTGGGTATGTTATGGGGTGCGGCATTGACTCTTGCCACGTGGCTTCGTTGCACCGAACTAGAGGATCCTACTTATAATTATGTTCTCGATACATCGAATTACTAC GGCTTCAAGGTATTCTTCTTCACGGTGGGTGGCTTCTACATCGCATATCTGTTGCTTCTTATATTAAAAGCCTACAGCGAACTTCGATCTATGCCATATTtcg ATTTACGTCTGCGATTTTTAACATTGCTCGCTGCAGTGGTCGCCGGCGTTTGCAGTTTGGTTACTGCACGTCAATTCGGAGCCGGTGTATTGGAGGACAGCTTTGCTTCTCGCCTCTCCACATATTACCGCACGTCCGCGCAATTCATGGCTCTTTATGgtcttttgaatttttatttgtacaccATGGCATATGTTTACGCTCCTGCGCTCCAGCAGGTCTATGGGCAAC acTCGTCGATAACGAAAGACAGTCCCGCATTCTCGATGTTTAATGATTCGGAGGAGGAAGTAATATATGGATCGGACGAGGACAGCCGGCGACCGCTGACTCGCACTCCACGAAATGCAGAGGACAGTGACTAA
- the LOC105835298 gene encoding transmembrane protein 181 isoform X1 → MDGPGLGYSYHLPSAGWNLKVRNALSQFSDLFSEFNKYIAPAYHHDRCERSVQMRLYSMHKREFVMVFVAFFACFGLAIFIGLAGPPITSTSEQKAHLNGSEMATGPFIMKTPLLSTYSQQLWVIAKLSTSNNDDERYDKGFQVSVSIDGITADRKLVSVLAPEAGHNRTRHLKCERQSCEELVVAHLGFLDYSYYIITVRFHGLESFHQRYTIRELTFYVSKHCMKCHVCFQHDNLRFERLVFFLYVLYVLLFSCSQFKNYNPAFTQIEIWFRLIFLLTTFGVMCWFGHSLRKYPLHDWSIEQKWISILLPLLILYNNPLFPMTFLVNSWVPGMLDAILQTTFLCAILMFWLCVYHGLRQNERRLITFYLPKLLVVGMLWGAALTLATWLRCTELEDPTYNYVLDTSNYYGFKVFFFTVGGFYIAYLLLLILKAYSELRSMPYFDLRLRFLTLLAAVVAGVCSLVTARQFGAGVLEDSFASRLSTYYRTSAQFMALYGLLNFYLYTMAYVYAPALQQVYGQHSSITKDSPAFSMFNDSEEEVIYGSDEDSRRPLTRTPRNAEDSD, encoded by the exons ATGGACGGACCTGGATTAGGATACTCGTATCACCTGCCATCCGCCGGTTGGAATCTTAAAGTTAGAAACGCACTGTCGCAATTCAGTGATCTTTTTAGCGAATTTAACAAGTATATTGCGCCAGCGTATCATCATGATCGCTGCGAGAG ATCTGTGCAGATGCGCTTATATTCGATGCACAAGAGGGAATTTGTTATGGTGTTTGTAGCCTTTTTCGCATGTTTCGGATTAGCAATTTTTATCGGCCTCGCTG ggCCGCCTATAACATCAACCAGCGAACAGAAAGCACATTTGAACGGCAGTGAAATGGCCACTGGTCCATTCATTATGAAGACACCTCTATTGTCCACGTATAGTCAGCAATTATGGGTGATTGCCAAGCTATCGACATCTAATAACGATG ATGAGAGATATGATAAAGGGTTTCAAGTAAGCGTCTCCATAGACGGTATTACTGCTGATCGCAAACTCGTATCCGTACTAGCCCCGGAAGCTGGACATAATCG AACCAGGCATTTGAAATGCGAAAGGCAATCCTGCGAAGAACTGGTCGTCGCTCACCTCGGATTCCTCGATTACAGTTACTATATAATCACTGTCCGCTTCCATGGACTCGAGAGCTTCCATCAGCGATACACGATACGAGAACTCACATTCTACGTCAGTAAGCACTGCATGAAATGTCACGTTTGTTTTCAACACGACAATCTGAGATTCGAACgccttgttttttttctgtacgTTCTTTACGTTCTATTGTTTTCCTGTTCACAGTTTAAGAACTACAATCCGGCGTTCACGCAGATTGAAATCTGGTTTCGACTGATCTTCTTATTGACCACGTTCGGAGTAATG TGTTGGTTCGGCCATTCACTTAGAAAATATCCGCTGCACGATTGGTCGATAGAGCAAAAATGGATCTCTATACTTCTTCCATTACTAATTCTGTACAATA ATCCATTGTTCCCCATGACATTCTTGGTGAACTCATGGGTACCTGGTATGTTGGATGCAATCCTGCAAACGACTTTCCTATGTGCCATCCTCATGTTCTGGCTCTGTGTTTATCATGGCCTTAGACAG AACGAGAGACGGCTTATCACGTTTTATCTGCCCAAACTCTTAGTGGTGGGTATGTTATGGGGTGCGGCATTGACTCTTGCCACGTGGCTTCGTTGCACCGAACTAGAGGATCCTACTTATAATTATGTTCTCGATACATCGAATTACTAC GGCTTCAAGGTATTCTTCTTCACGGTGGGTGGCTTCTACATCGCATATCTGTTGCTTCTTATATTAAAAGCCTACAGCGAACTTCGATCTATGCCATATTtcg ATTTACGTCTGCGATTTTTAACATTGCTCGCTGCAGTGGTCGCCGGCGTTTGCAGTTTGGTTACTGCACGTCAATTCGGAGCCGGTGTATTGGAGGACAGCTTTGCTTCTCGCCTCTCCACATATTACCGCACGTCCGCGCAATTCATGGCTCTTTATGgtcttttgaatttttatttgtacaccATGGCATATGTTTACGCTCCTGCGCTCCAGCAGGTCTATGGGCAAC acTCGTCGATAACGAAAGACAGTCCCGCATTCTCGATGTTTAATGATTCGGAGGAGGAAGTAATATATGGATCGGACGAGGACAGCCGGCGACCGCTGACTCGCACTCCACGAAATGCAGAGGACAGTGACTAA